A window of the Lentisphaera araneosa HTCC2155 genome harbors these coding sequences:
- a CDS encoding ISL3 family transposase has product MMTEQLFAEMLNLGDKWEVSKLEVLAEQSCIEVTIKDTAKLLEGMECPCCKRTDLIIKDHANERLWDHLQMWTYKTVLKCRLPRALCKSCKKTWTIRAPWEGVNKHSSKDFEALALTLMRHMPVSKVGKLMKVDDQKLWRILRVYIDKERAKLDWSELTRIGVDELSIAKGHRYVSVFVDMENHSVLFAADGKDAQVFEQFTEELYLKDGHPHAITEVSMDMSPSYKSGVDSNMRNARKVFDYFHIAQNLNKAIGKVCSRERRTKGDIRNLLKKPRLFQKNRDKLKEKDQQTIEKLKELNTATAMAYQMRLSLQDIFKTKSEIKALLGLKAWISWVHNEAEKEMWKYFLNPLKKFAESLTKHFDGIIARWRHGTSNAVLEGINSVFSAVKRRARGFRSKEYLKMMLYFTKGNLTGIPNLIPSK; this is encoded by the coding sequence GAAGTGACAATTAAAGATACAGCTAAACTTTTAGAAGGTATGGAATGCCCTTGTTGTAAGAGAACCGATTTAATTATAAAAGATCATGCAAATGAAAGGCTATGGGATCATCTACAAATGTGGACTTATAAAACTGTATTAAAATGCCGATTGCCTCGTGCCCTTTGTAAATCCTGTAAAAAAACGTGGACAATTCGAGCTCCTTGGGAAGGTGTCAATAAACATTCCAGTAAAGACTTTGAGGCATTAGCCTTGACCCTCATGCGTCATATGCCCGTGTCAAAAGTAGGTAAATTAATGAAAGTTGATGATCAAAAATTATGGAGGATTCTAAGAGTATATATTGATAAAGAACGGGCCAAACTTGACTGGAGTGAACTCACGAGAATTGGAGTAGATGAGTTGAGTATCGCAAAAGGTCATCGTTATGTAAGTGTTTTTGTGGATATGGAAAACCATAGTGTTCTATTCGCTGCAGACGGCAAAGATGCACAAGTTTTTGAACAATTCACCGAGGAACTTTACCTGAAAGACGGTCACCCTCATGCAATTACTGAAGTTAGCATGGATATGAGTCCCTCTTATAAAAGTGGCGTTGATTCAAATATGCGCAATGCTCGTAAAGTATTTGACTACTTCCATATTGCACAAAACTTAAACAAAGCAATTGGCAAAGTTTGTTCCAGAGAGCGCCGTACAAAAGGTGATATTCGAAACCTCCTAAAAAAGCCTCGTTTATTTCAAAAGAACAGAGACAAACTCAAGGAAAAAGATCAGCAAACTATAGAAAAATTAAAAGAGCTGAACACTGCAACAGCCATGGCATACCAAATGCGCTTAAGTCTCCAAGATATTTTTAAAACGAAGTCCGAAATCAAAGCTTTGTTAGGGTTAAAAGCATGGATATCTTGGGTTCATAATGAAGCTGAAAAAGAAATGTGGAAATACTTTTTAAACCCTCTAAAGAAATTTGCCGAATCTCTTACAAAACATTTTGATGGAATTATTGCTCGATGGAGGCACGGAACAAGTAATGCTGTATTGGAAGGAATTAATTCCGTTTTCTCAGCAGTTAAAAGACGGGCCAGAGGGTTTAGATCTAAAGAATATCTAAAAATGATGCTCTATTTCACTAAAGGAAATTTAACTGGGATACCAAACCTCATCCCCTCAAAGTGA